A window of the Macrobrachium rosenbergii isolate ZJJX-2024 chromosome 13, ASM4041242v1, whole genome shotgun sequence genome harbors these coding sequences:
- the LOC136844705 gene encoding neuropeptide-like protein 33, translated as MMNSCRDFKKEAANILFIMKTIVVALLALVALFALMEVTGALPAPEPSRRHFFGQSPYGFGGYGYRPFGYGFGYGGYGGGFGGFGGGFGGLGGFGGFHG; from the exons ATGATGAACAGTTGTCGAGACTTCAAGAAGGAAGCAGCAAATATCCTCTTCATCATGAAAACG ATCGTCGTTGCGTTGTTGGCGTTGGTGGCCCTTTTTGCCCTGATGGAGGTCACAGGAGCCCTGCCAGCACCTGAACCTAGCCGACGCCACTTCTTTGGACAGAGTCCCTATGGCTTCGGCGGTTACGGCTACAGACCCTTCGGATACGGCTTTGGCTACGGCGGATACGGCGGTGGCTTTGGAGGCTTTGGCGGTGGATTTGGTGGccttggaggatttggaggatttcaTGGCTAA